A segment of the Pongo abelii isolate AG06213 chromosome 16, NHGRI_mPonAbe1-v2.0_pri, whole genome shotgun sequence genome:
TCTCTTGCTCTCCTACAATCCATTTTCCACCCAGCAGGCCAAGTGATCTTAGACAAATGTCAATTAGATCATGTTACTTCCCTGCCTAAACCCTCCAGTGGCTTCTCATTACTTTTAGGGTAAAATACAAACTCCTTACCCTGTTTTACAAGGCCCACCATGAGGAGTGGATACTCCTGTCTATCCTCCGACTTTATTCCATGCCACTTCCCCCTCATCACTATGATTCAGCTATATTGGCCACCTTTTTGTCCCAGACACATTAAGCTCATTGTTTCTTCAGTGTCTTTgtacctgctttctttcttttttttttgagattaagtctagctccattgcccaggctgaagtgcagtggtgcaatctcagctcactgcaagctccgcctcccgggttcaagcagttctcccgtctcagcctcctgaggagctgggactacaggcgcctgccaccacacctggctaatttttttatttttagtagagatggggtttcaccttgttggtcaggctggtctcgaactcctgacctcaggtgataaacccgccttggcctcccaaagtgctgggattacaggcatgagccaccactcctggcctttgTACCTGCTTTTTCAGGTCTTTGCATGGTTAACCCCTCATCATTCAGTTTTTAGTGTAGTAATATAGTAATCATGGCTCCCCCACCTCATCCCTTTCTATCTTGTTATGTTGTCTAAGATATTCACAGAAATGACCACTGCtataattatcttttaattatgCTTTTGCTTACTTTTTTGTTGGCTATCTCCCCTGGAGTTTGAGCTCCAAGAGAGCAGGGCCCTCACCTGTCTTATTTACCATGTATctacacagtagatgctcaagtAACATTTAttcaaggaataaatgaatgcattacAAAATGAGGAGGAGCTGGAGTTCCAGGCAGCCCCTAGGTTCCCTGTTGGGTCTTCTTTCCTCTGCCCCATGCACACACAGTACACACTGTTGACTAATGTTTAACTCATAGAGGAGTTTGGGCTTGACATGTGACCTCACTCAGCCTCTGTTTCATTTGTGAAGTAAGAAATAAGAGTgggcggctgggcgtggtggctcatgcctgtaatcccagcactttgggagtctgaggtgggcagatcacgaggtcaggagctcaagactatcctggctaacacagtgaaacaccatctctactaaaaatacaaaaaattagctgggtgtgatggcacatacttgtagtctcagctactcaggagactgaggcaggagaattgcttgaaccggggaggcggaggttgcagtgagccaagattgcaccactgcactccagcctgggtgacagagcgagactccatctcaaaaaaaaaaaaataagagtgggCTTATTTCACATGAGCCCACTCCTTGCTAAACCAACAATGATTGCCTAAGATGCACGGAGCCAGTTGGTGGAAAAGTCCATAGACTATCAGAGTTGAATGGCGCTGGCCAGGTGGGAGGAGCACCTCATTCCTGCTTCCCTACCAAGTTGCTTGCCTTGGCCTGCTTCCTACTCTCTGGGTCACTGGTGCTCACACAGCCTTTCCCAACCCCCACCTCCAAAGGTCATATTTTACAGCTCCTTGTGAGGAATTCACATGATGCCATGACCTTCACTATGAGAAAGCACAGGCTGTAAAAGGCCAGCCTGACTCCCTGCTCCGTGGTTAAATATTGATGATATTGGGCAATACAGACCCGGAGTGGGCACACTACATATCCCCCTGCAGTGATGGAACCCACAGACCACAGGTCCTCTGCAgtccattctcctgcctgtccAGAGGATCCggatgttttctcttttcttgaggCCAACACATTACAAAGAAAGCACTGGGCTGCCGGTGCTTTCCGACTGTGAAAGTCAGGTGGAGCCTGTTTGCACTCTGAGTCCACTCATTCAAGAGGTCAGTCACCCCGGAGTGATAGAGAAGGCTCCAGGCCTGGGCATGTGCTAAGGCCAGAGCTACCAGATGGGTCCAGCTGCCACAGGCTCTCCAGGCACTATCCCCTAAGTGACAGCTGTTACTGCCTGGGAGAGCTCAAGTGCAAAGACCATCCTGTTCTCCcataaagaggaggaaaaggaagatacAGAAATTGTTGCTGCTCCCAACAGCAGATCAAGGCAGTCCTCAGGAACTCAGGATCCAGGGTGAGTGTTCTCATCTTGCCTTGGGGATGGGTGGCCCAGGTCTTTGGCAGAAGTCACAGTCCAATGGCAGATGATTAAGCCCTGTTTAAAATGCAGAGATCTCCCAGAGGGGCTTAAGGAGACAAGACAACTAAATGCAGTATGACATCCTaaatgggatcctggaacaagaaaagaacattaaagGCAAAactaataaaatgcaaataaggCATAAAGTTTAATTTAATCATGCAAATGACAATATGATGCTCACTTTAGAAGCAAACTGGATACGTGCTTTGATAGAAATATgtctttggccgggcacagtggctcatgcctgcagttccagcacttttggaggccgaggcaggccgatcacttgaggtcaggagttcgagaccaccccgGCTAACGTGGtgcaactccatctctactaaaaatacaaaattggccgggtgcggtggctcatgcctgtaatcccagcactttgggaggccgaggcggatggatcacctcaggtcaggagttcgagaccagcctggccaatgtggtgaaaccccgtctctactaataatacaaaaattaactgggtgtggtggtgggcacctataatcccagctactcgggaagctgaggcaggagaatcacttgaacctgggaggtggagattgcagtgagctgagatggtgccattacactccagcctgggcaacgagagtgaaactctgtctctaaataaataaatacaaaattagccgggcatggtggcggatgcctataatcacagctacttgggaggctgaggcaagagaatcacttgaacctgggaggtggaggttgcagtgagctgagatcaagccattgcactccagcctgggcaaaaagagtgaaactctgtctcaaaaaaaagaaagaaatatgtcgTTTGTTTCTGTGGCATCTAACATAGCTGAGGAGGGCTGACTCTCGGTTCTGGATTTGTATCCAGTTTgtcattttggttttttgttggtCGGTATGTGTTTATTGTaacaatattaaacatattttaaacatactttggccaggcgcggtggctcatgcctgtaatcccagcattttgggaggacaaggtgggcaggtcgcttgaactcagaagttcaaggccgGCCTgggcaagatgatgaaaccccgtctctacaaaaagtacaaaaattagccgggtttggtggcacatgcctgttgtaccagctgctcaggaggctgaggtgggaggatcgcttgtgcccaggagatggaggctgcagtgagccgagatggtgccattgcactccagcctgggtgacagagccagactctgtctcaaaaaacaaaaaaacaaaaaaacaaaaagacaccaCTCCACTGTGGACAATAGCTTACTGTGTCTTTGTACACTGATCTGATTAGTTCCATTAATTAAATATCAAAAATTGAAATTGTTGTCTCAAAAGGTATAAGTACAATAAATACCTACATCTAAAAATGCAtacaaaggctgggtgcagtggctcacacctgtaatcccagcactttgggaggctgaggtgagtggatcacctgagatctggagttcgagaccaacatggcaaacatggtgaaatcccatctctactaaaaatacaaaaattagccggatgtggtggcacatgcctgtagtcccagctactcaggaggctgaggcaagagaatttcttgaacctgggaggcagtggttgcagtgagccgagatcacaccattgcactccagcctgggcagcaaaaaaaaaactccattacaaaaaaaaaaaaaaaaaaaggcatacaaatagacaaaatatacatataaatatatatacacattaaaaatggAATACATGTATTGTTCTCATGAAAGCAGTGTATACCCATAAGAAACCACACAATACAGAAGTGGTCAACGTGAATGTCCCATGTGTCTGAATCTCATCCCACACCCTAGAAGAAGACTGTGTTTGGTTTCTCAACTTCAACACTTTTCTCTGTGAGTTCAGGGGTTTGCATATGGGACAGGGGCCTGTGGCTGATGTTACTAATCAATCCAGGCACTCTTACATCTGAGACTGGATGGAATGTCACAATCCTTCTTGGACAGTGCTCTGGACAGTCAGTTGGAGCTAGAACACAAGATCACATCTGTTGGCCGTTCCTGTAACTTTGTCTTTCCATGATTTTAGATGGGTAGgtaggcagatagatagataggtagatagattgatagatgatagatagatagatagatagatagatagatagatagaatctCCCTCAAATGAGTAAGTAGGCAGTGTGCATGTGAGTCCTTGAAAGTCTAAGaaagggccaggtatggtggctcaggcctgtattcctagcattttgggaggccgaggtgagtggattacctgatgtcacgagttcaagaccagcctgggaaagatgacgaaaccccatcattactaaaaatacaaaaattagccgggtgtgatggcatgcacctgtagtcccactacttgggaggcagaggcacaaataagaaccacttgaacccaggaggcataggttgcagtgagctgagatcacatcactgcactccagcctgggtgacagagcaagactccgtctcaaaaaaaaaaaaaaagaaagaaagaaaaaagtctaagaaaggtctttttttctccctgactTCCATCTCCACCTTGACATATGAATGATCATTCACATATGAAAAGCTTAAGTCAGTATTGTATTTGTGTCAAAATATTTTCCCTTGCAATTTGTAGATAGGCCTTTTTAGTTTTCTCAGAGCATTTAGTGCTAGAGGAAACTCTGATGTAAAGCTAGTCCTTTTGTTGATACTCCGATTTTCTGTCTGGCTGTTTGCCATCCAGTTGTTTTTGAATGCCCCTGGCTGAGCGTCCAAAGGCTATTTGGGGCTGAGATTGTTGAGCTCCTAAGGCAGTGACAGAGTGTGAGGGGACTTGAGAATACTTCGATCCTCcatgtacacttttttttcttggtgccCTATGGCATGTTTTATAATTGATCTGTTCAAAACacttctcttgttttattttagttacaTTTATCTCCATTCctactcccttcctcctcctcctcaagaCACAGCTTAATGTGTTTAATgtgtgtccttttaaaaaaatgtgttattgggccggacgtggtggctcactcatgtaatcccagtattttgggaggccaaggcgggtggatcacctgaggtcaagagttcaagaccagcctggccaacatggtgaaaccccatctctactaaaaatacaaaaattaacgagGCGgtagtgacatgcacctgtaattccagctacttaggaggctgagacaggagaatcgcttgaacccgggaggcggaggttgcagtgagcagagatcgtgccactgcactccagcctgggccacacagtgagactccgtctcaaaaaaaaaaaaaagcaaaaaagcaaaataacttaGTAATTTTAATATTGACCTGAATAATATATGTtgtcaaaattaattttacctatttctttttgttttttaaagtatggatgctagaaaattttatattaagtaGTAATAATGCAGTTAGTACAAGAAGACGTCAAAATGTCTGACTGTTTTGAGACTGACTGGGGTTCAGTTTATTATTAATAGTTGGGATGGAAATAGGCCTACATGAAGTAAGGGATTTATCCAGAGAGCATGGATTCAGGTTCTTCccttgcaaataacagaaaacaattCTGCTaacttgtccaaaaaaaaaaaaaaaagaaaagaaaaaaaagctctcGGGGTCGGGGCAGGGGGTGCCCTCTCAGCATCAGGAGCCGGCAGCTGCCTTTCCCTCCAGCacttttcccttttctccgcTCTGTGTCGTAGGCGTGCCAATCCCCAGGAGAGAGACGTGATAGGCCCAGCCTTTGACACGTGGGGAAACACAGGCCTGTGATTGGCTACCGCATGACATTCAAGGGACAAGTTGCTATGGCAACGCATGGGCGCGCTGTGGGCTCGTAGAAGCCAGGTGGGGACGCTGGACAGGCGAAGACCGGAGATGTCCTTTGCAAGGGTCCCAGAACCCGCCAGTGGCTCAGTCCTCCTCACTCCCAGAACAGTGCTCCTCCACATATGCGAtggcttttaataaatatttgagtcaCTCCCACTTCCACAGTCTGCCCTTCCAGGCTCCACGTGCTCCTGGGTTCGTTCGGGTCGTTTTGGTCCCATAACTTTGGGCCAGAGGAGACCTGGATTTGGGCACGGAGGGAGATCAAACTCGGGTGGGATATCCAGTCATGCTCTCTGCTTTGTTTCCAGGGGTCTTCACGGCTTCTCTGCCAAGGGGCCAGAACCGAGGAGGCCAGGAGGGCTGCTGGGGCTAAGGGGTCTAAGGACCTCGTTGCCAGCGGCACACGCCACCAGGAGCACAGGCATGGAGCACAGTGAGGGGGCTCCCGGAGACCCAGCCGGTACTGTGGTGCCCCAGGAGCTGCTGGAAGAGATGCTTTGGTTTTTTCGTGTAGAAGATGGTAAGTGGTGAGAGATTGACGGCAGGGGTGCGGGTGTGCCCCTCAACACAGAGAAAAGTTTGGCTGAAGGCCCTAACACTGTCATCCCCTCCAGGTCAGGTGGCACATTTCCTCCAAGACAGGGAATCAGTCTGGGGTGTCTCAGTACTCAGAGGGGTCTGGCTGGACCGCCCCTTCCTTTTCTCAGGGTGTGGTCGCTTATTTATGCAGCCCTCCAATCATcacaacatttattaagctcCTACTCTGTACCAGACACTGTTCTCAGCACTGGGGCGACAATagtgaataaaacacaaaaatctctgccttcatggaacGTACATTCTAGTGgggattaaaaataaacaactaaaaCGCATAGTGCGTTGGCGatgagtaataaaaagaaaaattaaacagagaaagagaataggAAGTATGCAGCAAGGGCAGTAATGTGGTCAAGGAAGGCCTCACTAAAAAGGTGACATTTTTATCATCAGGAAAGTGACTTGCAGGAAACTAAGGAAATAATTAGCTATGCAGATTATTTGGGGGAGGAACATTCCTGGAGGGAGGACAGCAAATGCAAGAGCTCTGAGGCTGGACCCTGCTTCATTTGGGTACAGCATGGACAAATCTTGAGTATCCACACTCAGTTTAGTCACTTTATGTATTATCTGTGGGCAGTTGCCATTCCTTCCACCCTTCtccctgccttctttctttcctttttttctttcttcttcttttttttttttttttcctttttttttttgaggcagggtcgctctgttgcccaggctggagtgcagtggcgcaatcttggctcactgcaagctctgcctcctggattcaagtgattctcatgcctcagcctcccgagtagctaggattacagtgtataccaccacacccagctaatttttgtatttttagtagagacagggtttcaccatgttggccaggctggtcttgaacttccgacctcaggtgatccacctgactcggcttcccaaagtgctgggattataggcgtgagccactgagcccagccttctttcttttccttgtgcTCCGCAGAGCCAGCTCCTGGCAAAACTGAAGATTGTAAAGTTTATCTTGGCCCACCTGTCTCCTGCCCTCCGCAGGCCTCTGCCCTTCACCCCTGTTGCCCCACTATTATTTAACTGCAGTACTGTCTCCTCCATTAGATTAGGGCTTCTCCAGAGTAGAGACTGTGTCTTCCACCCTCCCACCTGTTAGACTGGGAGTGCCCCAGGGCAAGGGGCTCATCTTTGAGTAGGGTCTCCATGCAAAGGACAGTTGATGCTGTAAGCTGGGTCTGAGCCCAGGCCCCAGCTGTTAGTGGGCTTGAGAGGTGCCTGGCCACTCCTCAGGGCTCTGTCCTGTGTGTCCTTCCCCAGCATCTCCCTGGAATCATTCCATCCTTGCCCTGGCAGCTGTGGTGGTCATTATAAGCATGGTCCTCCTGGGAAGAAGCATCCAGGCAAGCAGGTGAGGAGCTGGTCCTGGGGGGATGGGGTGGTCTCTGAGGGGTAGAGGCCCTGCCTTCCCAGAGGGAAATCTAGAGAGGGGTCACTTAGGGATCATTGCTGTCCACCCTTTGGGACAGCAAAATTCAGCCTTCAGCGTCCTTCGAGAACCCAaagctgttaaaaacaaacaaacaaacaaacaaaaaccaaaaaaaaaaaaaccagcaaca
Coding sequences within it:
- the SLC51B gene encoding organic solute transporter subunit beta isoform X1, giving the protein MAFNKYLSHSHFHSLPFQAPRAPGGLHGFSAKGPEPRRPGGLLGLRGLRTSLPAAHATRSTGMEHSEGAPGDPAGTVVPQELLEEMLWFFRVEDASPWNHSILALAAVVVIISMVLLGRSIQASRKEKMQPPEKETPEVLHLDEAKDHNSLNNLRETLLSEKPNLAQVELELKERDVLSVFLPDVPETES